In Jejubacter calystegiae, the following are encoded in one genomic region:
- a CDS encoding sugar phosphate isomerase/epimerase family protein, producing MKLAFDVDVIKDLGITRMVQQVAEWGYRYIEQSPHPQINPFYKHPRAGREIMAEYKRALRDNGVELSSFICVYRWSGPDEMRRQAAVKNWKRMIEIAVEMDVQVINTELSGDPNQPEICDEMFYRSMEELLPVFEREGIRVELQAHPWDFCEENDATADLVKSFRSDNVKYVYSVPHTFYYDKGKGDVESMLRYVGDDLSHVLVADTMNHTRHCRYIVNPPGVDAAVHQHVAPGEGEVDFITLFRTLRETGFADRQFKVGGEPIVAAALFGYPEKMKHQAVETRELIERELLGR from the coding sequence ATGAAGTTAGCATTCGACGTCGACGTGATTAAGGATCTGGGCATCACCCGAATGGTGCAGCAGGTGGCCGAGTGGGGCTATCGCTATATTGAACAGTCGCCCCATCCGCAGATTAATCCGTTCTATAAACACCCCAGGGCCGGGCGCGAAATCATGGCCGAATATAAGCGGGCGCTCAGGGACAACGGCGTGGAGCTCTCTTCGTTTATCTGCGTTTACCGCTGGTCGGGGCCGGATGAAATGCGGCGTCAGGCGGCGGTAAAAAACTGGAAGCGGATGATCGAAATCGCCGTTGAAATGGATGTACAGGTGATTAATACCGAACTGTCCGGCGATCCCAATCAGCCGGAGATCTGCGACGAGATGTTCTATCGCTCCATGGAAGAGCTGCTGCCTGTTTTTGAACGTGAAGGTATTCGGGTTGAGCTACAGGCCCATCCCTGGGACTTCTGTGAAGAAAACGATGCCACCGCCGATCTGGTGAAGTCATTTCGCAGCGATAACGTGAAGTACGTCTACAGCGTGCCTCATACCTTCTATTACGACAAAGGCAAAGGCGATGTGGAAAGCATGCTGCGTTACGTGGGCGACGATCTTTCCCACGTTCTGGTGGCCGATACCATGAACCATACCCGTCACTGCCGCTACATCGTTAACCCGCCGGGAGTTGATGCTGCCGTGCACCAGCACGTAGCGCCGGGCGAAGGGGAAGTGGATTTCATCACGCTGTTCCGCACCCTGCGTGAAACGGGCTTTGCCGACCGCCAGTTTAAAGTCGGCGGCGAACCCATTGTCGCTGCCGCGCTGTTTGGCTATCCGGAAAAGATGAAGCACCAGGCGGTGGAAACCCGCGAACTGATCGAGCGGGAGTTGCTCGGTCGCTAA
- a CDS encoding Gfo/Idh/MocA family oxidoreductase: MMLKIGVIGAGAIGKEHIRRCSTVLQGASIVAVSDINAEGARSAVTALGLEAKIYDDGHALIADPEVQAVLVTSWDPTHEEFTLAAIAAGKPVFCEKPLAMSAEGCRRIVDAEMRAGRRLVQVGFMRPYDDGYQALKQAIAQGEVGTPLMLHCAHRNASVNESYSTDMAITNTLIHELDVLRWLLNDDYVSAQVIFPRSTRNAHANLRDPQIVLLETRSGVRIDVEVFVNCQYGYDIQCEVVGESGIARLPEPASVQMRKQARLATEILTDWKDRFIRAYDVELQAFIDDVKADELRGPSAWDGYAASVAADACLKAQQSGSVEPVEMAPRPDFYPR, from the coding sequence ATGATGCTAAAAATAGGTGTAATTGGCGCAGGCGCCATCGGCAAAGAGCACATTCGTCGCTGTAGTACTGTCTTGCAGGGAGCAAGCATCGTTGCGGTCTCGGACATCAACGCCGAAGGCGCCCGCAGCGCGGTAACGGCGCTGGGGCTGGAGGCGAAAATTTACGACGACGGCCATGCGCTGATTGCCGACCCCGAAGTCCAGGCGGTGCTGGTCACCTCCTGGGATCCGACCCACGAAGAGTTCACCCTGGCCGCTATCGCCGCCGGTAAGCCGGTATTCTGCGAAAAACCGCTGGCGATGAGCGCCGAAGGCTGCCGCCGCATCGTCGATGCCGAAATGCGCGCCGGTCGTCGTCTGGTGCAGGTGGGCTTTATGCGCCCTTACGACGACGGCTATCAGGCACTGAAACAGGCTATTGCCCAGGGTGAGGTCGGCACGCCGCTGATGCTGCACTGCGCCCATCGTAATGCCTCGGTAAACGAAAGCTACAGTACCGACATGGCGATTACCAACACGCTGATTCACGAACTGGACGTGTTGCGCTGGCTGCTGAACGACGACTACGTTTCTGCTCAGGTGATCTTCCCGCGCTCCACCCGCAACGCCCATGCGAACCTGCGCGACCCGCAGATAGTCCTGCTGGAAACCCGCAGCGGCGTGCGCATCGACGTCGAGGTCTTCGTCAATTGCCAGTACGGCTACGACATTCAGTGCGAAGTAGTGGGCGAGAGCGGTATCGCCCGTCTGCCTGAACCCGCCTCGGTGCAGATGCGCAAGCAGGCGCGGCTGGCAACAGAGATCCTGACCGACTGGAAGGATCGCTTTATTCGCGCCTATGACGTGGAGCTGCAGGCCTTTATTGACGATGTGAAGGCCGATGAACTGCGCGGGCCTTCGGCCTGGGACGGCTATGCCGCCTCTGTCGCCGCCGATGCCTGCCTGAAGGCTCAGCAGAGCGGTAGCGTAGAGCCGGTAGAAATGGCGCCGCGCCCCGACTTTTATCCCCGCTGA
- the iolD gene encoding 3D-(3,5/4)-trihydroxycyclohexane-1,2-dione acylhydrolase (decyclizing), with product MGRIRLTMAQALVKFLDNQFVEVDGREIKFVKGIFAIFGHGNVLGLGQALEQDRGDLRVWQGRNEQGMAHAAIGYAKQLRRRQIIACSSSVGPGAANMITAAATATANRIPLLLLPGDVFATRQPDPVLQQIEQSQDLSISTNDAFRAVSKYWDRITRPEQLMSACLNAMRVLTDPAECGAVTLALPQDVQAEAWDYPEHFFVRRVHRLDRRPAVAAQIADACEALRRSQRPLLICGGGTRYSDAGEALLNFARQHGIPIAETQAGKGTLLSEEPLNVGGVGETGCLAANLLAKEADLVIGVGTRFTDFTTASKWIFQHPDVRFLNINISDFDAWKLDGIRVVADAREALLALTGAMADSAWKAQWGEQLQSARSRQLQETQRVWQVRWREQDFVPEIDDSIDRTRLFREFREITGSVITQSSVLGVLNQQLPEDAVVVAAAGSLPGDLQRTWRNRAPDAYHVEYGYSCMGYEVNAALGVKLAEPQRDVYALVGDGSFMMLHSELVTSIQEGAKINVILFDNMANGCINNLQMEHGMGSYGTEFRHRDADSGELRGGLVPVDFAAIAAGYGCRTWRVTRLEDLEAALAEARHSPVSTLIDVKVLPKTMVHKYFSWWHVGVAAVSSSERIRRAAEQMQEKRAQARDY from the coding sequence ATGGGCAGAATCAGGCTGACAATGGCGCAGGCATTGGTCAAATTCCTTGATAATCAGTTTGTTGAGGTTGACGGGCGCGAGATCAAATTCGTCAAAGGGATCTTCGCCATCTTCGGGCACGGCAATGTGCTGGGTCTGGGGCAAGCGCTGGAACAGGACCGCGGCGATTTAAGGGTATGGCAGGGTCGTAACGAACAGGGGATGGCCCACGCCGCCATCGGCTATGCCAAACAGCTGCGTCGTCGCCAGATTATCGCCTGTAGCTCATCGGTGGGGCCCGGTGCCGCCAATATGATCACCGCGGCAGCCACCGCCACCGCTAACCGTATTCCGCTATTGCTGCTGCCGGGGGACGTTTTCGCCACCCGCCAGCCGGACCCGGTTCTGCAACAGATTGAACAGAGTCAGGATCTGAGTATCAGCACCAATGATGCCTTCCGGGCAGTCAGCAAATACTGGGATCGCATTACGCGCCCGGAACAGTTGATGAGCGCCTGCCTTAACGCCATGCGAGTTCTGACCGACCCGGCGGAGTGTGGCGCCGTGACCCTGGCTCTGCCTCAGGACGTTCAGGCCGAAGCCTGGGATTACCCGGAACACTTCTTTGTACGCCGCGTGCACCGTCTGGATCGCCGCCCGGCCGTTGCGGCCCAGATTGCCGACGCCTGCGAAGCGCTGCGCCGCAGCCAGCGTCCGCTGCTGATTTGCGGCGGCGGCACCCGTTATTCGGATGCCGGTGAGGCGCTGCTCAACTTTGCCCGCCAGCATGGGATCCCCATTGCGGAAACCCAGGCCGGGAAGGGCACGCTGCTTTCCGAAGAGCCGCTCAACGTGGGCGGCGTGGGAGAAACCGGCTGTCTGGCGGCTAACCTGCTGGCGAAAGAGGCGGATCTGGTGATTGGGGTCGGGACCCGCTTTACCGACTTTACCACCGCTTCGAAATGGATTTTTCAGCATCCCGACGTACGTTTCCTGAATATCAATATCAGCGATTTCGATGCCTGGAAACTGGACGGCATTCGGGTGGTGGCTGACGCCAGAGAGGCGCTCCTGGCGCTGACTGGCGCCATGGCAGACAGTGCCTGGAAAGCGCAGTGGGGCGAACAGCTACAGAGCGCGCGATCCCGTCAGTTGCAGGAGACTCAGCGGGTGTGGCAGGTACGCTGGCGCGAACAGGATTTTGTGCCGGAAATTGACGACAGCATCGATCGAACGCGGCTGTTTCGCGAATTCCGTGAGATAACCGGCTCGGTTATCACTCAGAGCAGCGTGCTGGGCGTGCTGAACCAACAACTGCCCGAAGATGCGGTGGTGGTGGCCGCCGCCGGTAGTCTGCCGGGAGATCTCCAGCGCACCTGGCGCAACCGGGCGCCGGACGCTTACCACGTGGAGTATGGCTACTCCTGCATGGGTTACGAGGTCAATGCCGCGCTGGGCGTTAAGCTCGCCGAACCGCAGCGCGACGTCTACGCGCTGGTGGGGGATGGGTCTTTCATGATGCTGCACTCCGAACTGGTGACCTCTATTCAGGAAGGCGCAAAGATCAACGTCATTCTGTTCGACAACATGGCCAACGGCTGCATCAACAATCTGCAAATGGAACACGGCATGGGCAGCTACGGCACCGAATTCCGGCATCGCGACGCCGACAGCGGGGAACTGCGCGGTGGCCTGGTGCCGGTGGATTTCGCCGCCATCGCCGCAGGCTATGGTTGCCGTACCTGGCGGGTGACCCGGCTGGAAGATCTGGAAGCGGCGCTGGCAGAAGCGCGCCACAGCCCGGTCAGCACGCTGATCGATGTGAAGGTGCTGCCCAAAACCATGGTGCACAAATATTTCAGCTGGTGGCACGTCGGCGTGGCCGCGGTCTCCAGCTCCGAACGTATCCGCCGGGCGGCGGAGCAAATGCAGGAAAAACGCGCGCAGGCGCGGGACTACTAA
- a CDS encoding bifunctional 5-dehydro-2-deoxygluconokinase/5-dehydro-2-deoxyphosphogluconate aldolase gives MNAAVKRLDVICIGRVAVDLYAQQVGARLEDVASFAKYLGGSSGNVAWGTAIQGLKSAMLARVGDEHNGRFIRETLENAGVNTDYLITDPTRLTALVMLGIKDQDTFPLIFYRDNCADMALSPDDIDETWIASSRALAVTGTHLSHPQTRAAVLKALEYAGRHGLRRALDIDYRPVLWGLTSPGDGETRYIESGEVTRQLQEVLHHFDLIVGTEEEFHIAGGSTDTLTALKKVREVSNATLVCKRGPMGCVVIEGNVPDDWSQIPLQQGVRVEVLNVLGAGDAFMSGLLRGWLNDEGWEQACRYANACGALVVSRHGCAPAMPTRAELDDYLSRAESVPRPDLDARLNHLHRVTSRQRRFDELCIFAFDHRKQLVEMAQQTGRDESCIPPLKRLLLQAAQDAATEAGLEQRSGILADSTFGQGALNAITGQGWWIGRPIELPGSRPLRLEHGDIGSQLRSWPLEHIVKCLVFYHPHDSAELRQRQDELLLDVWHACNQSGHELLLEVILPADATDRRECHYPAMLEHFYRLGIQPDWWKLPPLASVTWDKVSELIVREDPWCRGILLLGLDAEPEVLRAGFREAARHPAIKGFAVGRTIFGQPSRRWMAGELNDDELIDEVKQNYLRLIGYWREARRG, from the coding sequence ATGAATGCAGCAGTTAAGCGGCTCGATGTTATCTGTATCGGGCGTGTCGCCGTCGATCTCTATGCGCAGCAGGTGGGCGCCAGGCTGGAGGATGTCGCAAGCTTTGCCAAATATCTGGGAGGCTCATCGGGCAATGTGGCCTGGGGCACCGCCATTCAGGGGCTGAAGTCCGCCATGCTGGCCCGGGTGGGCGATGAGCATAACGGCCGCTTTATTCGTGAAACCCTGGAAAATGCAGGGGTCAATACCGACTATCTCATCACCGATCCGACCCGGCTGACGGCGCTGGTAATGCTGGGCATTAAGGATCAGGATACCTTTCCGCTGATCTTCTATCGCGACAACTGCGCCGATATGGCGCTGTCGCCCGATGATATTGATGAAACCTGGATTGCCTCGTCCCGCGCGCTGGCGGTCACCGGCACCCACCTCTCCCACCCGCAAACCCGGGCGGCGGTGCTGAAAGCGCTGGAATATGCCGGGCGCCACGGGCTGCGTCGGGCGCTGGATATCGACTACCGCCCGGTGCTGTGGGGGCTGACCTCCCCGGGCGATGGCGAAACCCGTTATATCGAATCCGGCGAGGTGACCCGCCAGCTCCAGGAGGTGCTGCACCACTTTGATCTGATCGTCGGCACCGAAGAGGAGTTTCATATTGCCGGTGGCAGCACCGATACCCTGACGGCGCTGAAAAAGGTGCGCGAGGTGAGCAACGCCACTCTGGTCTGCAAGCGCGGCCCCATGGGCTGCGTGGTTATCGAAGGTAACGTCCCGGATGACTGGTCGCAGATTCCGCTGCAACAGGGAGTCAGGGTGGAAGTTCTCAACGTGCTGGGAGCCGGTGACGCCTTTATGTCTGGCCTGCTGCGCGGCTGGCTGAATGACGAAGGCTGGGAACAGGCCTGTCGCTATGCCAACGCCTGCGGCGCGCTGGTGGTTTCGCGCCACGGCTGCGCCCCTGCCATGCCCACCCGCGCCGAACTGGATGACTATCTGTCCCGGGCCGAGTCGGTGCCGCGCCCGGATCTCGATGCGCGTCTTAACCATCTGCATCGCGTCACGTCGCGCCAGCGTCGCTTCGACGAGCTGTGTATCTTTGCCTTTGATCACCGCAAACAACTGGTGGAAATGGCTCAGCAGACCGGTCGCGACGAAAGCTGCATTCCGCCGCTGAAACGCCTGCTGCTACAGGCAGCGCAGGATGCGGCGACCGAAGCCGGGCTCGAACAGCGCAGCGGTATTCTGGCGGATAGCACCTTCGGCCAGGGGGCGTTAAACGCTATTACCGGTCAGGGATGGTGGATTGGCCGCCCTATTGAGCTGCCCGGTTCACGCCCGCTGCGTCTGGAACATGGTGATATCGGCAGTCAACTCCGTAGCTGGCCGCTGGAGCATATCGTGAAGTGCCTGGTGTTCTATCATCCGCATGACAGTGCGGAACTACGCCAGCGCCAGGATGAGCTGCTGCTGGACGTATGGCACGCCTGCAACCAGTCCGGCCACGAGCTGCTGCTGGAGGTGATCCTGCCCGCTGATGCCACGGACCGCCGCGAGTGCCACTATCCGGCGATGCTGGAGCACTTTTACCGACTGGGGATCCAGCCCGACTGGTGGAAGCTACCGCCGCTGGCAAGTGTTACCTGGGACAAAGTCAGTGAGCTTATCGTGCGTGAAGACCCCTGGTGTCGGGGTATCCTGCTGCTGGGGCTGGATGCCGAGCCAGAGGTGCTGCGTGCCGGTTTCCGTGAAGCGGCGCGCCATCCGGCCATTAAAGGCTTTGCGGTGGGGCGTACCATTTTCGGCCAGCCTTCACGACGCTGGATGGCGGGTGAACTGAACGACGATGAACTGATCGACGAGGTGAAACAGAACTATCTGCGGCTGATTGGTTACTGGCGCGAGGCCAGACGCGGATAA
- a CDS encoding MurR/RpiR family transcriptional regulator: MANNPTQVSILQDEIRSRYDTLSKRLKQVARYILDNSNSVAFDTVASIAHQADVPPSTLIRFANAFGFGGFNEMKQMFKQHLMEETANYTERARLFRQTAGEETSAPETPSEILNMFTMVNGQALQQLAMQVVPEELERAVALLGDAENIYVIGLRRSFSVASYLTYALRHLDRRAFLIDGLGGMFTEQLSMVGPKDVVVAVSFSPYSKEVVELVELGAQRKARQIAITDSQVSPLAAFSDVCFVVREAQIDGFRSQVASLCLAQTLAISLALGNSKEGK, translated from the coding sequence ATGGCCAATAATCCAACTCAGGTTTCTATTCTCCAGGACGAGATTCGCAGCCGCTACGACACGCTCAGTAAACGACTGAAGCAGGTGGCGCGCTATATTCTTGATAACAGCAACAGCGTCGCTTTTGATACCGTCGCTTCCATCGCTCACCAGGCGGATGTTCCCCCCTCTACCCTGATCCGCTTCGCCAATGCCTTTGGCTTCGGCGGTTTCAACGAAATGAAACAGATGTTCAAGCAGCATCTGATGGAAGAGACCGCCAACTATACCGAACGGGCGCGCCTGTTCCGCCAGACCGCCGGTGAAGAGACCAGCGCGCCGGAAACGCCGTCCGAAATTCTGAATATGTTCACCATGGTGAACGGCCAGGCGCTGCAGCAGCTGGCGATGCAGGTGGTGCCCGAAGAGCTCGAACGTGCCGTAGCACTGCTGGGTGACGCGGAGAATATCTATGTGATTGGACTGCGCCGCTCGTTCAGCGTCGCCTCCTATCTGACCTACGCCCTGCGCCATCTTGACCGGCGCGCCTTTCTGATAGACGGGCTGGGCGGCATGTTCACCGAGCAGCTCAGTATGGTGGGGCCAAAGGATGTGGTGGTAGCGGTAAGCTTTTCGCCCTACTCAAAAGAGGTGGTGGAACTGGTAGAGCTGGGCGCCCAGCGCAAGGCGCGCCAGATTGCGATTACCGACAGCCAGGTCAGTCCGCTGGCCGCCTTTAGCGATGTCTGCTTCGTGGTGCGCGAAGCGCAGATCGACGGTTTTCGCTCTCAGGTCGCCTCGCTGTGTCTGGCCCAGACGCTGGCGATTTCGCTGGCGCTGGGCAACAGTAAAGAGGGGAAGTAA
- the fos gene encoding fosfomycin resistance glutathione transferase, which translates to MLTGLNHLTLAVSDLTRSIGFYHDILGLKLEARWETGAYLSLPGLWLCLSFDPRRQTGEPRDYTHYAFSTDGAEFETMVNKLRAGCVREWKRNTSEGESFYFLDPDSHQLELHVGSLSSRLAQCRRAPYKNMQFFD; encoded by the coding sequence ATGTTAACCGGCCTGAACCACCTGACTTTAGCGGTCAGCGACCTTACCCGCAGTATTGGGTTCTACCACGATATTCTGGGGCTTAAACTGGAAGCTCGCTGGGAAACGGGGGCATATCTGTCACTCCCAGGCCTGTGGCTGTGTCTTTCGTTCGACCCGCGTCGCCAGACTGGCGAACCGCGCGACTATACCCACTATGCTTTTTCAACAGACGGCGCTGAATTTGAAACCATGGTTAACAAATTGCGCGCCGGATGCGTCAGAGAATGGAAGCGAAATACCAGCGAAGGAGAATCTTTCTACTTTCTGGATCCCGACAGCCATCAGCTTGAGCTGCACGTCGGCTCACTGAGCTCCCGGCTGGCGCAGTGCCGACGCGCGCCCTATAAAAATATGCAGTTTTTCGATTAA
- a CDS encoding GrpB family protein, translating to MNDKDPIKTKAHEIITFEEGDPNENPWVVGPPDTEHIEVVPYDKAWPTLFDTLSQRIASAPDIKALEIAHVGSTAVPGLSAKPVIDIDLIVEDPEDEASYIPALTAIGYTHRVREPSWYQHRMLRLNTPRVNLHIFGPDCPEHLRHLLFRDWLSGHPQDRKRYEEAKTAALSGAATVQQYNMNKQQVIREIYQRIFAHNGWIPEN from the coding sequence ATGAATGACAAAGACCCAATAAAAACGAAGGCTCACGAAATCATCACCTTTGAGGAAGGCGATCCGAACGAGAACCCATGGGTCGTGGGGCCGCCTGATACTGAGCATATCGAGGTGGTGCCCTATGATAAAGCGTGGCCGACGCTGTTCGACACGCTGAGCCAGCGCATTGCAAGTGCGCCAGACATAAAGGCGCTGGAGATTGCGCACGTGGGCTCGACTGCCGTACCCGGTCTGTCGGCGAAACCGGTTATCGATATCGATCTGATTGTCGAGGATCCCGAAGATGAAGCATCCTATATACCGGCGTTGACGGCGATCGGCTATACGCACCGCGTCCGGGAACCCTCCTGGTATCAGCATCGAATGCTGCGTCTCAATACACCCCGCGTCAATTTGCATATCTTCGGGCCTGATTGTCCGGAACATCTGCGTCATCTTTTATTTCGGGACTGGCTTTCCGGGCATCCGCAGGATCGTAAAAGATATGAAGAGGCAAAAACAGCCGCGCTAAGCGGGGCCGCCACGGTGCAGCAGTACAATATGAATAAGCAGCAGGTGATCAGGGAGATTTACCAGCGGATCTTTGCACATAACGGCTGGATCCCGGAAAACTGA
- the iolB gene encoding 5-deoxy-glucuronate isomerase — protein sequence MSLLEKRRPGTGRIQQITPASAGWEFVGFEAHLLNKGDRITLESGDRELCLVLVSGLASIKTRNADFPGLGGRMSPFERTPPWSVYVPHHDRVEVVADSELELAVCSAPGGGNLPARLIAPSDVGVERRGKGRNQRLVHNILPDSEPAHSLLVVEVYTDEGATSSWPSHKHDTAVEGQETQLEETYYHRFDPPQGFALQRVYTDDRSLDACMAPYNHDVVMVPRGYHPVASIAGYDSYYLNVMAGPQRKWLFRWEEDHAWINSDDYPRK from the coding sequence ATGTCGTTACTTGAAAAACGTCGCCCCGGAACGGGGCGTATTCAGCAGATAACCCCGGCCAGCGCTGGCTGGGAGTTTGTGGGCTTCGAAGCGCACCTGCTGAACAAGGGCGATCGCATTACGCTTGAAAGCGGCGATCGCGAACTCTGTCTGGTACTGGTGTCCGGGCTGGCGTCTATTAAAACCCGCAACGCCGATTTTCCCGGGCTGGGAGGGCGAATGTCGCCGTTTGAGCGCACGCCGCCGTGGTCGGTTTATGTGCCTCATCACGATCGGGTCGAGGTGGTGGCCGACAGCGAACTGGAGCTGGCGGTATGTAGCGCGCCGGGCGGCGGAAATTTGCCTGCGCGCCTGATAGCGCCTTCCGACGTTGGCGTGGAGCGGCGCGGTAAGGGCCGTAATCAGCGGCTGGTGCACAATATCCTGCCGGACAGCGAACCGGCGCACAGCCTGCTGGTGGTCGAAGTCTATACCGATGAAGGCGCGACCAGCTCCTGGCCCAGCCACAAGCACGATACCGCGGTGGAAGGGCAGGAAACCCAACTGGAAGAGACCTACTATCATCGCTTCGATCCGCCCCAGGGCTTTGCCTTACAGCGGGTTTATACCGACGACCGCTCGCTGGACGCCTGTATGGCCCCCTATAACCACGATGTGGTGATGGTGCCGCGCGGCTATCATCCCGTCGCCAGCATCGCCGGTTACGACAGCTACTATCTGAACGTAATGGCCGGGCCGCAGCGCAAATGGCTGTTCCGCTGGGAAGAGGATCACGCCTGGATTAATAGCGACGATTATCCCAGGAAGTGA
- a CDS encoding CoA-acylating methylmalonate-semialdehyde dehydrogenase → MNITGNYIAGKICFSSSNETQPVYDPATGQAVREVTQSSKQEVQEAIAVAHAAFDSWSRTTPLRRARILFKFKSLLEQHSDELAALIVSEHGKVWSDAMGELTRGMEVVEFACGIPHLQKGEFSSDVGSGVDSYSLMQPLGVVAGITPFNFPAMVPMWMFPIALACGNTFVLKPPALAPSAAVKMAELLSEAGLPDGVFNVVHCGNDQAEPLCSDPRIQAVSFVGSSAVAEHIYKTASAYGKRVQAFGAAKNHAIVMPDADLEATVNAIMGGAYGSAGERCMALPVVVAVGDETADKLIARLTPLVQALKVGPGCLRGSEENEMGPVVSRAHQQKVLGYIDKGVAEGAQLVVDGRNFTPAGYEEGYYVGGTLFDNVTPEMTIWKEEIFGPVLSVVRARDYDSALELVNSHEFGNGSAIFTSNGHAAREFVHDVQAGMVGVNIPVPVPMAFHSFGGWKRSVFGALNVHGPDGVRFYTRMKTATVRWPAGQQTVSEFSMPTLG, encoded by the coding sequence CGATCCGGCTACCGGACAGGCGGTCCGCGAAGTCACGCAGTCCAGCAAACAGGAAGTGCAGGAAGCCATTGCCGTGGCGCACGCGGCTTTTGACAGCTGGTCGCGCACCACACCGCTGCGCCGCGCCCGCATTCTGTTTAAATTCAAGAGTCTGCTGGAGCAGCACAGTGACGAACTGGCGGCGCTTATCGTCAGCGAGCACGGCAAAGTCTGGTCGGATGCCATGGGCGAGCTGACCCGCGGCATGGAGGTAGTCGAATTCGCCTGCGGCATTCCGCACCTGCAAAAAGGGGAGTTTTCCTCCGACGTCGGCAGCGGCGTGGACAGCTATTCGCTGATGCAGCCGCTGGGCGTGGTGGCCGGTATCACTCCCTTTAACTTCCCGGCCATGGTGCCAATGTGGATGTTCCCCATCGCCCTGGCCTGCGGTAATACCTTTGTACTTAAGCCGCCCGCGCTGGCGCCTTCCGCTGCAGTCAAAATGGCGGAACTGCTGAGCGAAGCCGGGCTGCCGGACGGCGTCTTTAACGTGGTGCACTGTGGTAACGATCAGGCGGAACCGCTGTGCAGCGATCCGCGAATTCAGGCGGTCAGCTTTGTGGGATCTTCCGCTGTAGCCGAGCACATTTATAAAACCGCCAGTGCTTATGGCAAGCGAGTTCAGGCTTTCGGGGCCGCCAAAAACCACGCCATCGTGATGCCGGACGCCGATCTGGAAGCCACCGTTAACGCGATTATGGGCGGCGCATACGGCTCCGCCGGGGAACGCTGCATGGCGCTGCCGGTCGTCGTCGCGGTGGGTGACGAAACGGCAGATAAACTGATCGCGCGTCTGACGCCGCTGGTTCAGGCGTTGAAAGTGGGGCCGGGCTGCCTGCGGGGCAGTGAAGAGAATGAAATGGGGCCGGTGGTTTCCCGGGCCCATCAGCAGAAGGTGCTGGGCTATATCGATAAAGGCGTCGCCGAAGGCGCGCAACTGGTGGTGGATGGCCGCAACTTTACCCCGGCAGGTTACGAAGAGGGCTACTATGTTGGCGGTACGCTGTTCGATAACGTCACGCCGGAGATGACCATCTGGAAAGAGGAGATCTTCGGGCCGGTGCTGAGCGTGGTACGCGCCCGGGATTATGACAGTGCGCTGGAACTGGTTAACAGCCACGAATTCGGCAACGGTAGCGCCATCTTTACCAGCAACGGCCACGCCGCCCGGGAATTTGTGCATGACGTTCAGGCGGGTATGGTTGGGGTGAATATCCCGGTACCGGTGCCGATGGCATTCCACAGCTTTGGCGGCTGGAAACGCTCAGTGTTTGGCGCTCTCAACGTGCATGGCCCGGACGGCGTACGCTTCTACACCCGCATGAAAACCGCCACGGTTCGCTGGCCGGCAGGGCAGCAGACAGTATCGGAATTCAGCATGCCCACGCTGGGCTGA